The following nucleotide sequence is from Micromonospora sp. WMMD1120.
GGCCCAGCATCACCAGCAGCAGGATGACACCGATCTCGGCGCCGACCGCGAAGAACTCCTCGCTGGCGTCCAGCGGCAGCAGCCCGCCGTGCCCGAACGCGAGCCCGGCGAGCAGGTAGAGGGGAATGGGAGAGAGACCGAAGCGTCGGCTGAGTCGACTCAGCAGCCCGAGCAGCAGGAGGAGCGCACCGACCTCGATGAGCAGCGTGGTGAAATCGTGCATCCGCCTCAGCCGTCCGGGTCACTGTCGGCGAGGATGGCGGACACGCCGTCGAGACCCCGTCGGGTCCCGACGACCACCACCACGTCGCCGGCTGCGAAGCGGAAGGAGGGGAGGGGTGAGACGATCACTTCGCCTTCGCGCAGCACCGCCACGATGGAGGCGCTGGTGCGGGTACGCGCCTTGGTGTCGGCCAGCCTCCGGTTGACGTATCGGGACCCGGCCGGGATGGCGATCTGCTCGGTGAGCAGACCGGCGGCCTGTTCCCGGAGCCCGGAGAGCTGACCGAGCATCAGCGACGCCCCGAGGATGTCGGCGAGCGCCTCGGCCTCGTCGTCGGTCAGCGGGATGTCCGCCTGGCACGAATCCGGATCGTCGGGATCGTAGAAGACGAGATCACGGCGACCGTTGCGGTGGGAGACGACACCGAGGCGGCGTCCGGACTCCGTCACCAGATCGTGACGTACCCCGATCCCGGGTAGGGCGGTCTGCTCGACACGTACTCGCACGCGCCAAGGCTACCGCTTCGTTAACAACCGGCAGATGTGGAGCGACCGCCACGACTGGGGGTCGGCCACGTAGGTGTCCGTGCCCTGGTGGTCCTCGATCAGCCTTTCGGCTCGGGGGATCAGCGCCGCCGAGCGGATCGGCTCGGCCGCCACGCCCCGTTCAGCCCGGCTTGATCGACTCGGTTTCCGTGGAAGTCGGGCCATCCCGGCTTGGGGAAAGGCCCGACTTCCGGGAAGCCGAGTCGATCAAGCGCCGGGTCAGGTGAGGCTGGCAAAGAAGGCGCGGATGTCGCTCACCAGCACGTCGGTGGCCTGGTGCGCGGCGTAGTGACCGCCGTCGGCGCCGCCTGCGCCGCGCCCGTCCGCGCCGCGCCCGCCTGCGCCGCGCCCGTCCGCGCCGTCGGCGTCCGTTCCGTACGCGGTCCAGCGGACGATGTTCGCGTGGTCCCGGTCGGCGAAGCGCCGGATGGACTGGAAGTCGCCGGGGAGCATCGCCAGCGCGGTCGGTACGGTGGTCGGCTCGGTGGGTGGCTGCTCGGCATGCGCGTCCTCCCAGTAGAGCCGGATCGCTGACGCGGCGGTGCCGGTGAACCAGTAGAGCGCCACGTTCGCCAGGACGAACTCGGCGTCCAGGCTCTCGTCGAAGAGTTGCGCGTGCCAGGCGAGCAGTCCCACCGGCGAGTCGGCCAGCCCGAAGGCCAGGGTCTGCGGCTGCTGGCTGTGCACCTGGTTGAAGGAGAACTTGTTTTCGTAGAACCACTGGAGGTGGGCGAGCGCCGCCTGGTCCGCCTCGGAGAGCCCGGCGAACTCGGCCGGGTCGCCGGAGGGGAACGAGAAGAGTTGGGTGACGTGGACGCCCCGGACGTGTTCGCCGTCGATCCGCCCCAACTCCGGCGAGATCATCGAACCGGCGTCGTTGCCGACAGCGCCGTAGCTGTCGTACCCCAGTCGGTTCATCAGCTCGGCCCAGGCGCGGGCGATGCGGAACCGGTTCCAGCCGGCGCTGCGGGTCGGCCCGGAGAAGCCGAAGCCGGGCAGCGACGGGATGACCAGGTGGAAGGCCGGCGCGTCCGGGTCGGTCGGCTCGGTGAGCGGACCGATCACGTCGAGGTATTCCAGCACCGACCCGGGCCAGCCGTGGGTGAGCACCAGTGCGGTGGCGTCCGACCGGGAGGACCGGACGTGCAGGAAGTGGATGCGCCCGCCGTCGATCTCGGTGACGAACTGTGGGTGGGCGTTCAGCCGGGCCTCGACCGACCGCCAGTCGAACCCGTCGCGCCAGTGCTTGGCGAGGGTGCGGACCCGGTCGGCGCTGATCCCGTAGTCGTCGCCGGCGCCGGGCAGTTCGGCGGGCCAGCCGGTGCGGTCCAGCCGTGCGGCCAGGTCGTCGAGGGCGGTCTGCGGGATCTCGACGCGGAACGGACTGATGGCGGCGTCGGCCATGATGGCTCCTCAAGCTGGAACGGAATGCTTCGCTCTGTTGCGACAATAGCAGACCGGAATGGTCCGTTCCGCTGTTAGGATGGACCCATGCCGAGTTCTTCCCACAGGACAGCCGCGCCGCTGGCCGGCCGCCGCGCCCAGGCCGCCCGCAACGACGGCGTCATCCTCGACGCCGCCCGCGCGGTCTTCCTGGATGACCCGAAGGCGCCGATCGCCGCCGTCGCCGACCGCGCGGGCGTCGGCATCAGCGCGCTCTATCGGCGGTACGCGGGCAAGGAGGACCTGCTGCGCCAGCTCTGCCACGACGGGCTGCGCCGGTACGTCGCCGAGGCCGAGGAGGCCCTCGCCGAGCCGGACGACTGGACCGCCTTCACCACCTTCCTGGCCCGGGTGGTCGACGCCGACGTGCACTCGCTCACCGTGCACCTGGCCGGCACCTTCACCCCGACCGAGGAGATGGGGCGGGACGCGCGCCGCGCCGGGGAGCTGGCTACCGCCCTGTTCGACCGGGCGCGGGCCAGTGGGCGACTGCGCCCCGATGCCGTCGTACCGGATCTGGGGTTGCTGTTGGAGGCGTGCGCCGCGGTGCGCGTACCCGATCCGGAGCGCACCCGGGAACTGCGCCGCCGGCAGCTCGCGGTGTTGCTGGCCGGGCTGTCGACGGCGTCGGACGCGGACCCGCTGCCCGGCCCGCCGCCGGCGGCCGGGGAGTTCGACTGGCGGTGGCGGCGCTCGGAGTGATGGGCGTCACGCGGTAGAGTTGAGCGGAATACGCTCAACTCTGGTTGTGTCCAATCCAGTGGACAACGCCGATCCGGGGGAGCCCATGAACACCGAGAGACTCACCACCAAGAGCCGCGAGACCATCACCGGCGCCGTCGCGCTGGCCAACCAGCGTGGCCACGCCACAGTCGAGCCCTGGCACCTGCTGCTGTCACTGCTGGACACCGACGGCTCGACCGCCACCGGTCTGCTGCGCGCCGTCGGGGCCGACCCGACCGAGCTGCGCCAGGCCGCCCAGCGCGCCGTCGACGCCCTCCCCGCCGCGCGGGGCTCCAGCATCGCCGAGCCGACACTGGCCCGGGAGTTCGTCAACGCCATCGGCGCCGCCGAGCAGATCGCGCGACCGCTGGGCGACGAGTACACCTCCACCGAGCACCTGCTCGCCGGCCTGGCCCGGGTGGGCGGCGCGGTCTCCGGCGCGCTGAAGGCGGTTGGCGCCACCGAGGAGGCCCTGGTCGCGGCCTTCCCGACGGTGCGCGGTGGGGACCGGCGGGTCACCACCGCCGACCCCGAGCAGACCTACCAGGCGCTGAAGAAGTACGGCATCGACCTGACCGCCAGCGCGCGGGACGGCAAGATCGACCCGGTCATCGGTCGGGACTCGGAGATCCGTCGCGTCATCCAGGTGCTCTCCCGGCGTACCAAGAACAACCCGGTGCTGATCGGCGAGCCCGGCGTCGGCAAGACGGCGATCGTCGAGGGCCTGGCCCAGCGGATCGTCACCGGCGACGTGCCCGAGTCACTGCGCGACAAGAAGCTCATCTCGCTGGACCTCGGCGCGATGGTCGCCGGGGCGCAGTACCGGGGCCAGTTCGAGGAGCGGCTGAAGTCCGTCCTGGAGGAGATCAAGAACTCCAACGGGCAGGTCATCACCTTCCTCGACGAGCTGCACACGGT
It contains:
- a CDS encoding epoxide hydrolase, with product MADAAISPFRVEIPQTALDDLAARLDRTGWPAELPGAGDDYGISADRVRTLAKHWRDGFDWRSVEARLNAHPQFVTEIDGGRIHFLHVRSSRSDATALVLTHGWPGSVLEYLDVIGPLTEPTDPDAPAFHLVIPSLPGFGFSGPTRSAGWNRFRIARAWAELMNRLGYDSYGAVGNDAGSMISPELGRIDGEHVRGVHVTQLFSFPSGDPAEFAGLSEADQAALAHLQWFYENKFSFNQVHSQQPQTLAFGLADSPVGLLAWHAQLFDESLDAEFVLANVALYWFTGTAASAIRLYWEDAHAEQPPTEPTTVPTALAMLPGDFQSIRRFADRDHANIVRWTAYGTDADGADGRGAGGRGADGRGAGGADGGHYAAHQATDVLVSDIRAFFASLT
- a CDS encoding TrkA C-terminal domain-containing protein, which produces MRVRVEQTALPGIGVRHDLVTESGRRLGVVSHRNGRRDLVFYDPDDPDSCQADIPLTDDEAEALADILGASLMLGQLSGLREQAAGLLTEQIAIPAGSRYVNRRLADTKARTRTSASIVAVLREGEVIVSPLPSFRFAAGDVVVVVGTRRGLDGVSAILADSDPDG
- a CDS encoding TetR/AcrR family transcriptional regulator, whose translation is MPSSSHRTAAPLAGRRAQAARNDGVILDAARAVFLDDPKAPIAAVADRAGVGISALYRRYAGKEDLLRQLCHDGLRRYVAEAEEALAEPDDWTAFTTFLARVVDADVHSLTVHLAGTFTPTEEMGRDARRAGELATALFDRARASGRLRPDAVVPDLGLLLEACAAVRVPDPERTRELRRRQLAVLLAGLSTASDADPLPGPPPAAGEFDWRWRRSE